The following proteins come from a genomic window of Nostoc sp. ATCC 53789:
- a CDS encoding YdcF family protein translates to MAFVLPLIIWWGYKEVQNQFVQPQAVVVLGGSTRRLEREKFTAEFVRQHPNIPIWITGGSPPRFTQRVFTKAGVDPKRLHLDYEAVDTVTNFTTLVDDLQARGIKSVYLITSDFHMRRACVIGEIILGSRGIYLKPVPVPSEKPPESIEKSIRDGARAILWIATGYTGVDAAKNKR, encoded by the coding sequence ATGGCTTTTGTCTTACCACTAATTATCTGGTGGGGATACAAAGAAGTACAAAACCAATTTGTACAGCCGCAAGCAGTTGTAGTGTTGGGTGGTTCAACGAGACGTTTAGAGCGAGAGAAGTTTACGGCCGAATTTGTTCGCCAGCATCCAAATATACCAATTTGGATTACTGGAGGTAGTCCACCTAGATTCACCCAACGAGTCTTTACCAAAGCTGGTGTTGATCCCAAGCGTTTACACCTGGATTATGAAGCCGTAGATACAGTTACTAATTTTACTACGTTAGTAGATGATTTGCAAGCTCGTGGTATCAAGAGCGTTTATTTGATTACTTCAGACTTCCACATGCGCCGAGCTTGTGTCATCGGCGAAATTATTTTGGGTAGTCGAGGTATTTATTTAAAACCAGTGCCAGTCCCTTCAGAAAAACCCCCTGAATCTATCGAAAAATCTATCCGCGATGGAGCCAGAGCCATACTTTGGATAGCAACTGGTTACACTGGTGTGGATGCAGCTAAAAATAAACGGTAA
- a CDS encoding ISAzo13 family transposase (programmed frameshift) translates to MQLTDSLKKLLKETAHQLKGAAKRRFIAQTVVALGHGGKSIAERELGWNRVTIGKGIKELNSGITCVDNYQGRGRKKAEEHLPTLLEDIKKLVDSQSQIDPTFKSQRLYTRLGASVVRHQLIEKFGYAEEELPTSETIRVKLNDLGYRLKRVAKIQPQKKFPETDAIFEQLAIVHQEASDDPTILRLSLDAKARVNIGSFDRGGRNRVPTETDDHDFKPKTTVAPYGIFLPDLDELFLYFTESKVTSDFIVDILGDFWKSESWRFSEIKTLLINQDNGGENSSRRTQFMKRIVEFAQSYKLNIRLAYYPPYHSKYNPIERTWAVLENHWNGSILDDVETALNFAKTMTWNGKSPVVKLVTQTYSSGVRLTKKAMQEIENKIERLTNFTEDNLPNLGKWFIDICCGVT, encoded by the exons ATACAATTAACAGATTCATTGAAAAAGTTATTGAAGGAAACCGCACATCAATTAAAGGGAGCAGCTAAACGTAGGTTCATTGCACAAACAGTTGTGGCATTAGGACACGGAGGAAAGTCTATAGCAGAGCGAGAGTTAGGATGGAACCGTGTAACTATTGGTAAAGGAATTAAAGAATTAAATAGTGGTATCACTTGTGTGGATAATTATCAAGGTAGAGGAAGAAAAAAAGCAGAAGAACACCTACCAACTCTTTTAGAAGATATCAAAAAACTAGTCGATTCTCAAAGTCAAATAGACCCGACTTTTAAAAGTCAAAGACTCTATACCCGACTGGGCGCATCTGTTGTAAGACATCAATTAATTGAAAAATTTGGTTATGCTGAAGAAGAATTACCAACTTCAGAAACAATTCGTGTCAAGTTAAATGATTTAGGGTATCGCCTCAAGAGGGTTGCCAAAATTCAACCTCAAAAAAAAT TTCCCGAAACTGATGCAATCTTTGAGCAATTAGCTATAGTTCACCAAGAAGCTTCAGATGACCCAACTATTTTACGTTTAAGCTTGGATGCGAAAGCTCGCGTAAATATCGGCTCCTTTGATCGTGGTGGTAGAAATCGAGTACCAACAGAAACTGATGACCACGACTTCAAACCAAAAACAACTGTAGCTCCTTATGGTATCTTTCTTCCAGACCTTGACGAGCTATTTTTGTATTTTACAGAATCCAAAGTAACTAGCGATTTTATCGTTGACATTTTAGGGGATTTTTGGAAATCAGAAAGCTGGCGATTTTCGGAAATAAAAACTTTACTTATTAATCAAGATAATGGAGGAGAAAATAGTTCTCGACGTACTCAGTTTATGAAACGTATAGTTGAATTTGCTCAATCATACAAATTAAATATACGTTTAGCTTATTACCCTCCCTATCACAGTAAATATAATCCAATTGAAAGAACTTGGGCTGTTTTGGAGAATCATTGGAATGGCAGTATTTTAGACGATGTGGAAACTGCATTAAATTTTGCTAAGACTATGACGTGGAATGGTAAAAGTCCAGTTGTTAAGTTAGTTACTCAGACTTACTCTAGCGGAGTCCGTCTAACTAAAAAAGCTATGCAAGAAATTGAAAATAAGATTGAACGTTTGACTAATTTTACCGAAGATAATTTACCAAATTTAGGTAAGTGGTTTATTGATATCTGTTGTGGAGTAACGTAA
- a CDS encoding type II toxin-antitoxin system HicB family antitoxin → MMKREFNVIIEQDADGYFVASVPNLPGCHTQAKTLDELMERIREAIELCLEFEEEQQDSLDFIGIQRVAVEI, encoded by the coding sequence ATGATGAAGCGAGAATTTAATGTAATTATTGAACAAGATGCAGACGGCTACTTTGTTGCTTCCGTCCCAAATCTTCCTGGCTGTCATACGCAAGCCAAAACTTTAGATGAGTTGATGGAGCGTATTAGAGAAGCGATTGAACTTTGTTTAGAATTTGAGGAAGAACAGCAAGATTCACTGGACTTCATTGGTATTCAGCGAGTCGCAGTTGAGATATGA
- a CDS encoding GuaB3 family IMP dehydrogenase-related protein, whose amino-acid sequence MEIQLGRGKTARRAYGIDEIALVPGNRTLDPSLADTKWRIGNIEREIPIIASAMDGVVDVRMAVRLSQLGALGVLNLEGIHTRYVDPEPILDRIASVGKDEFVALMQELYAEPIKPELIEKRIQEIKQQGGIAAVSATPAGASKYGEAVAKAGADLFFVQATVVSTAHLSPESVIPLDLAEFCRSMPIPVVLGNCVTYDVTLNLLKAGAAGVLVGIGPGAACTSRGVLGVGVPQATAIADCAAARDDYYKETGNYIPIIADGGLITGGDICKCIACGADGVMIGSPFARAAEAPGRGYHWGMATPSPVLPRGTRIRVATTGSLEQILIGPAGLDDGTHNLLGALKTSMGTLGAKNIKEMQQVEVVIAPSLLTEGKVYQKAQQLGMGK is encoded by the coding sequence GTGGAAATTCAACTTGGGCGGGGAAAAACAGCTCGCAGAGCTTACGGAATAGATGAAATTGCTCTAGTTCCTGGTAACAGAACACTAGATCCCAGTTTGGCAGATACTAAGTGGCGTATTGGCAATATTGAGCGAGAAATTCCGATAATTGCCAGTGCTATGGATGGTGTAGTAGATGTTCGCATGGCTGTACGTTTGTCACAGTTGGGAGCATTAGGTGTCCTCAATTTAGAGGGGATTCACACTCGCTATGTTGACCCAGAGCCAATATTAGATCGGATTGCCTCTGTAGGGAAAGATGAATTTGTTGCCCTGATGCAAGAACTCTATGCCGAACCAATAAAGCCGGAATTAATTGAAAAACGTATTCAGGAAATTAAACAACAAGGTGGCATTGCGGCGGTAAGCGCAACTCCAGCCGGTGCAAGTAAATACGGTGAGGCGGTAGCAAAAGCTGGGGCCGATTTATTTTTTGTTCAAGCTACAGTAGTCTCTACTGCACATCTGTCACCAGAGTCTGTAATACCACTTGATTTAGCAGAATTTTGCCGTTCTATGCCCATCCCTGTGGTATTGGGCAATTGCGTGACTTACGACGTGACGTTGAATTTGTTGAAAGCTGGGGCGGCTGGCGTACTTGTGGGAATTGGCCCCGGTGCTGCTTGTACATCCCGTGGGGTGTTGGGTGTGGGTGTGCCACAGGCAACTGCGATCGCAGATTGTGCAGCAGCACGAGATGATTACTACAAGGAAACTGGTAACTATATTCCCATTATTGCTGATGGCGGTTTAATCACCGGTGGCGATATTTGTAAATGCATCGCCTGTGGTGCTGATGGTGTGATGATTGGTTCACCCTTTGCGAGAGCCGCAGAAGCCCCAGGACGGGGTTATCATTGGGGTATGGCAACTCCCAGCCCAGTTTTGCCTCGTGGTACCCGCATTCGCGTTGCCACCACTGGTAGCCTAGAGCAAATACTCATTGGCCCAGCCGGACTAGATGATGGCACTCACAATCTTTTAGGAGCCTTAAAGACGAGCATGGGCACTTTAGGAGCCAAAAATATTAAAGAAATGCAGCAAGTGGAAGTTGTAATTGCCCCTTCCCTATTAACCGAGGGTAAAGTTTACCAAAAAGCTCAACAATTAGGTATGGGTAAGTGA
- a CDS encoding type II toxin-antitoxin system HicA family toxin, with protein sequence MVVINIIIHSDGRRTVVPVHSGETIGRGLLAQILRDCQITREEFRELL encoded by the coding sequence GTGGTAGTCATCAATATTATAATACACAGCGATGGGCGCAGGACAGTAGTTCCTGTACATTCAGGTGAAACAATTGGTCGTGGTTTACTGGCACAAATATTACGCGATTGCCAAATAACTCGTGAAGAATTTAGGGAATTGTTGTAA
- the trxA gene encoding thioredoxin, with protein sequence MSTAAQVTDSSFKQEVLDSDVPVLVDFWAPWCGPCRMVAPVVDEISEQYKGQIKVVKVNTDENPQVASQYGIRSIPTLMIFKDGQKVDMVVGAVPKSTLASTLEKYL encoded by the coding sequence ATGTCAACAGCCGCACAAGTTACCGATTCTAGTTTCAAGCAAGAAGTACTCGACAGCGATGTACCCGTTTTAGTTGACTTTTGGGCACCCTGGTGCGGACCATGCCGTATGGTAGCTCCTGTTGTCGATGAAATCTCCGAACAGTACAAAGGTCAAATCAAAGTCGTCAAAGTCAACACGGATGAAAATCCTCAAGTTGCTAGTCAGTACGGCATCCGCAGTATTCCTACGTTAATGATTTTTAAAGATGGACAAAAAGTAGATATGGTGGTAGGTGCTGTACCTAAAAGTACATTAGCTTCCACTTTAGAAAAGTATCTTTGA
- a CDS encoding exonuclease SbcCD subunit D: MIKILHLSDIHMGSGFSHGRINPATGLNTRLEDFVNTLSKCIDRALTDAVDMVIFGGDAFPDATPPPYVQQAFASQFRRLMDANIPTVLLVGNHDQHSQGQGGASLNIYRTLGVPGFVVGDTLTTHCIETRNGKVQVITLPWLTRSTLMTRQETEGSSLAEVNELLTERLRVVLEGEIRRLDPDVPTILLAHLMSDNATLGAERFLAVGKGFTLPLSLLTRPCFDYVALGHVHRHQNLNKSNNPPVIYPGSIERVDFSEEKEDKGYVMLELERGSAEWEFCPLTVRTFRTIEVDISKADEPQAVLIKAIAKYDIQDAVVRLIYKLRSEQMDLIDSSSLHTALSPAHTYTIQAELVSQLARPRIPELSASSSIDPMEALKTYLNNREDLKDIATSMLDAAQKLLADDVEIWLEAATSE; encoded by the coding sequence ATGATTAAAATTCTCCACCTTTCCGACATCCACATGGGAAGCGGCTTCTCCCACGGACGAATTAATCCCGCGACTGGATTAAATACACGATTAGAGGATTTTGTCAATACATTATCTAAATGTATTGACCGAGCGCTGACAGATGCCGTCGATATGGTGATATTTGGTGGTGATGCTTTCCCGGATGCTACACCCCCGCCTTATGTACAACAAGCTTTTGCCAGCCAATTTCGCCGTCTTATGGATGCCAATATTCCAACAGTATTGTTGGTAGGCAACCACGACCAACACTCCCAAGGACAGGGAGGAGCGAGTTTAAATATTTACCGCACTTTGGGAGTGCCAGGATTTGTTGTTGGTGATACATTAACTACTCACTGCATCGAAACCCGCAATGGGAAAGTGCAAGTAATTACCCTCCCTTGGTTGACTCGTTCTACCCTGATGACTCGCCAAGAGACTGAAGGTTCGTCTTTGGCAGAAGTCAACGAACTGTTAACGGAACGTCTGCGGGTTGTTTTAGAAGGGGAAATTCGCCGTCTTGACCCCGATGTGCCAACTATCCTTTTGGCTCATTTGATGTCTGACAATGCTACCTTGGGCGCAGAACGCTTTTTGGCAGTAGGTAAAGGCTTTACTCTACCCCTATCTTTGCTGACGCGACCTTGTTTTGATTATGTAGCGTTGGGACACGTCCACCGCCACCAGAACCTCAATAAATCCAACAACCCGCCGGTGATTTATCCGGGAAGTATTGAGCGGGTAGATTTTAGTGAAGAAAAAGAAGACAAAGGCTATGTAATGCTGGAACTTGAGCGGGGGAGCGCTGAATGGGAATTTTGTCCATTAACAGTTCGAACTTTCCGCACCATTGAGGTGGATATCTCGAAAGCAGATGAGCCGCAAGCGGTGTTAATAAAAGCGATCGCTAAGTATGATATTCAAGATGCTGTAGTGCGGCTAATTTATAAACTCCGCTCCGAACAGATGGATTTAATTGACAGTTCCTCTCTACATACTGCTTTAAGTCCGGCTCATACCTATACCATTCAAGCAGAATTAGTAAGTCAACTAGCCAGACCCCGGATTCCTGAATTGAGTGCAAGTAGCAGCATCGACCCAATGGAAGCCTTGAAAACTTACTTGAACAACCGCGAAGACCTCAAAGACATAGCAACATCAATGCTGGATGCTGCACAGAAGTTGCTAGCGGATGATGTGGAAATCTGGCTAGAAGCAGCAACTAGCGAGTAG